One region of Bacteroidota bacterium genomic DNA includes:
- a CDS encoding cell division protein DedD: MDNQDNYLRPSWDDYFLGISQTVATRATCNRGRSGCVIVRNKQILVTGYVGSPMGLPHCDDVGHQMKKVVHEDGHITQHCVRTVHAEQNAITQAAKLGISIKDATLYCKMTPCRTCAMLIINCGITRVVCEKKYHAGSESEEMFKMANVELIFKIEEVEQYKNQ; encoded by the coding sequence ATGGATAATCAAGATAATTATTTACGTCCTTCCTGGGACGACTATTTTTTAGGCATTTCTCAAACCGTGGCAACACGGGCAACCTGTAACAGAGGGCGAAGTGGTTGTGTAATTGTCAGAAATAAACAGATTCTGGTAACGGGTTATGTAGGTTCTCCAATGGGGCTTCCTCATTGCGATGATGTAGGGCATCAAATGAAAAAAGTTGTTCATGAAGATGGACATATAACGCAACATTGTGTAAGAACTGTACATGCTGAGCAAAATGCAATTACTCAGGCAGCTAAACTGGGGATTTCAATTAAGGATGCCACATTGTATTGTAAAATGACACCTTGTAGAACTTGCGCCATGCTAATTATCAACTGTGGAATTACTCGAGTTGTTTGTGAAAAAAAGTATCATGCAGGAAGTGAGTCAGAGGAAATGTTCAAAATGGCTAATGTTGAATTAATATTTAAAATAGAGGAAGTAGAACAGTATAAAAATCAATAG
- a CDS encoding AAA family ATPase — translation MIIIGITGTIGAGKGTIVDYLLNELNFKHFSVRSFLTNEIERRGLTINRDNMVLIANELRAKYSPAYIIEQLYNQAATCGENCVIESIRTLGEIELLRTKSNFSLLAVDADPIIRYERIHQRQSETDNISFEEFLSNEKREMISSDPNKQNLSVCIENADYQLMNNGDLNGLYLQLKKILEEII, via the coding sequence ATGATAATTATAGGAATAACAGGAACCATAGGTGCTGGAAAAGGAACAATTGTCGATTATCTGCTGAATGAATTGAATTTCAAACATTTTTCTGTCAGATCATTTCTGACAAATGAAATTGAGCGTAGAGGATTGACGATCAACAGGGATAATATGGTTCTGATTGCAAACGAATTAAGAGCAAAATATTCTCCAGCTTATATTATTGAGCAACTGTATAATCAAGCAGCAACATGTGGAGAAAACTGTGTAATTGAAAGTATCAGAACACTTGGAGAAATTGAATTGTTAAGAACAAAATCAAATTTTAGTCTATTAGCTGTAGATGCTGATCCAATTATTCGGTATGAGAGAATTCATCAGCGGCAATCGGAAACCGATAATATTTCTTTTGAAGAGTTTTTAAGCAATGAGAAAAGAGAAATGATTTCATCCGATCCTAATAAACAGAATTTATCAGTATGCATTGAAAATGCAGATTATCAATTAATGAATAATGGCGATTTGAATGGATTGTATCTGCAATTAAAGAAGATTTTAGAAGAAATAATATAA